The Rubripirellula reticaptiva DNA window AATCGACTCATTGTGTCACTTTCAAGTGAACGTGCTGGCAAACTTGTCTTGCTGGGGAACCTGTTGCGGGTAGATCCAGAATCCCCCCGCGATGGGTCTACCTGCGACCCGCCGGCTGTTGTCGCCCCCTGAGCCAGCAATTCCGGAGAAATTGACACAAAGCGTTCGTTCACGTGGTCGTATGAACCCTAGTCCTGGCAGCCGGTGTAGGAAAAATCGCGCCGTCGCCAGCGAATGTCGCGCTGTCCCGCTAGAAACGTCGCGTCGTGACGCATCGCATCGGATACGCTTTGCCCATCCGCCAGCGCGATCTTGACCAATAGAATTCAAAAATGAGTGAGGAAACCAACGACTTGACGCATCTCGCCCGACCGGGCGATGAATCCTCTTTGGCCGACTTGTTCCAACAGCATCGCGTTCAACTGCGATCGATGGTCGCGTTTCGGATGGACGCCAATTTGCGCAGCCGTGTTGATCCATCGGATGTGATTCAAGAATCGTTTTTGGATCTCGCCAAACGTTTCGATGATTTCAAGTCGAAACAAGAGATGTCACCACTGGTGTGGATGCGGCTTGTCACGATGGAACGACTGATGGCCGTGCACCGTCGACACGTCGACACTCAAATGCGTGACGCCAGACGCGACGTGTCGATCGACCGCGATATGGGATTTGGTGCAACCTC harbors:
- a CDS encoding sigma-70 family RNA polymerase sigma factor; translation: MSEETNDLTHLARPGDESSLADLFQQHRVQLRSMVAFRMDANLRSRVDPSDVIQESFLDLAKRFDDFKSKQEMSPLVWMRLVTMERLMAVHRRHVDTQMRDARRDVSIDRDMGFGATSVSLAAALMDRLSSASGKLIRSEQKAKLHELLEQMDPDDREIIALRIFEGVTNGEAAEILKLTKQTTSKRFVRAIERLRSKMQDIPGLTQWFSKS